A single region of the Thermoleophilum album genome encodes:
- a CDS encoding DNA translocase FtsK, producing MSKKRRSRSAATSKRRSPLPELALGQVERDLIGIFVVAVGVWGAVVGYTGSAGGRLGEALVAGCELIFGVTAVLVPPALVAGGALLVARSLLVVPLRAVVAVALAWLAVATVAAGGLFGVGPAPASAEAAFATTALRDGGGAVGAGTYVLINELLQRPGAYLFVVLALATALRLASARPLAEVLAALTPRLAAIARDSVARARERRAAAARTAVGQGAAFDAPAWPPPAGDDAAGSHRDEGELADGASAFTAPLAIDPAARFPDIYSREHEGSDTPDEHTETELAGAQGSVDADESAFSAGDDAGEGDDGGASDTDAVPLDEPSVAVSDEAVPMPRPAPASAAARTPQGLPRGGVTFADGTEYSLPSPRLLRRSEAAPELDQRQIERTGRQLVEALGHFHIDARVIGTVVGPHVTRYELRLAPGTKMSKIAQLKDDLAYALAAEHVRILAPIPGKQAVGVEVPNRMRRMVHLGDVFGQPPRGWSPLTVWLGKDIAGNAIAADIAKQPHILVAGATGSGKSGCVNAMLSSILLRATPNEVRLALVDPKRVELNHYEQVPHLLTPVVTSPRAAANVLSNLVREMEERYGLMSRVKARSLPELNRLRARAGEATLPYILCVIDELADLMMIAPAEVEDSIIRLAQKSRAVGIHLVLATQRPSADVITGLIKANIPARIAFAVSSQTDSRVILDQNGAESLLGQGDMLFRPAGASKLARIQGAFISEEEIARLTAHWHAQGEPELREEMLGAPPGDDDGQGDADPDHDPLLAEAIRTVVALGTASTSMLQRRLRVGYTRAGRLIDMMERLGVVSGYEGSKARQVLISEADLPRVLAQVEGTDSALDDAAPAPVSGNAGP from the coding sequence ATGTCGAAAAAGCGTCGCTCACGCTCCGCGGCGACATCGAAGCGCCGCTCGCCCCTGCCCGAGCTAGCCCTCGGACAGGTCGAGCGCGACCTGATCGGCATCTTCGTGGTCGCCGTCGGAGTGTGGGGTGCCGTCGTCGGCTACACGGGGAGCGCCGGCGGCCGCCTCGGCGAGGCTCTCGTCGCCGGCTGCGAGCTGATTTTCGGCGTGACGGCGGTGCTCGTACCGCCCGCGCTGGTCGCCGGCGGGGCGCTACTGGTGGCGCGGTCGCTACTCGTAGTGCCGTTGCGCGCGGTGGTGGCGGTCGCACTCGCCTGGCTTGCTGTCGCGACGGTCGCGGCTGGCGGTCTCTTCGGCGTCGGGCCCGCGCCAGCGAGCGCCGAGGCGGCATTCGCGACGACTGCGCTCCGCGACGGGGGCGGTGCAGTTGGGGCCGGCACCTACGTTCTTATCAACGAGCTTTTGCAACGGCCGGGCGCTTACCTCTTCGTCGTGCTCGCGCTCGCCACCGCGCTGCGCCTCGCAAGCGCGCGTCCGCTAGCCGAGGTGCTCGCCGCGCTCACCCCGCGTCTCGCCGCGATCGCCCGCGACAGCGTGGCGCGGGCGCGGGAGCGGCGGGCGGCAGCCGCTCGCACGGCGGTAGGGCAGGGGGCTGCGTTCGACGCTCCCGCTTGGCCGCCCCCTGCCGGTGACGACGCGGCGGGCTCGCACCGCGACGAAGGCGAGCTCGCCGACGGTGCCTCCGCTTTCACCGCGCCGCTGGCGATCGATCCAGCCGCGCGCTTTCCCGACATCTACAGCCGCGAGCACGAGGGGAGCGACACGCCCGACGAGCACACGGAGACAGAACTGGCCGGCGCGCAGGGGAGCGTCGACGCGGACGAAAGCGCATTTTCGGCTGGCGACGACGCGGGCGAAGGCGATGATGGCGGCGCGAGCGACACGGACGCCGTGCCGCTCGACGAACCGTCGGTCGCGGTCAGCGACGAGGCCGTCCCGATGCCGCGACCGGCGCCGGCCAGCGCCGCGGCGCGCACACCGCAGGGGCTTCCGCGCGGGGGTGTGACCTTCGCTGACGGGACCGAATACTCGTTACCGTCGCCGCGCCTTTTGCGCCGCAGCGAGGCCGCGCCGGAGCTCGACCAGCGCCAGATCGAGCGCACCGGGCGCCAGCTCGTCGAGGCGCTCGGTCACTTCCACATCGACGCGCGCGTGATCGGCACTGTCGTCGGTCCGCATGTCACTCGCTACGAGCTGCGTCTCGCCCCGGGCACCAAGATGTCCAAGATCGCGCAGCTCAAGGACGACCTCGCCTACGCGCTGGCGGCCGAGCACGTTCGCATCCTCGCGCCGATACCGGGCAAGCAGGCCGTCGGTGTGGAGGTGCCCAACAGGATGCGGCGGATGGTCCACCTCGGCGATGTCTTCGGCCAGCCGCCGCGCGGCTGGTCACCGCTCACGGTCTGGCTGGGCAAGGACATCGCCGGCAACGCGATCGCCGCCGACATCGCCAAGCAGCCGCACATCCTTGTCGCTGGCGCCACCGGCTCGGGCAAGTCCGGTTGCGTCAACGCGATGTTGAGCTCGATCCTCCTGCGCGCCACCCCCAACGAGGTGCGGCTCGCCCTGGTCGACCCGAAACGCGTCGAGCTCAACCACTACGAACAGGTTCCTCACCTCCTCACGCCGGTGGTGACGAGCCCGCGCGCCGCCGCCAACGTGCTCTCCAACCTGGTGCGCGAGATGGAGGAGCGTTACGGTCTGATGAGCCGCGTCAAGGCGCGCTCGCTGCCCGAGCTGAACCGCCTGCGGGCGCGGGCCGGCGAGGCGACGCTCCCGTACATCCTGTGCGTGATCGACGAGCTCGCCGACCTGATGATGATCGCGCCCGCCGAGGTCGAGGATTCGATCATCCGGCTCGCGCAGAAGTCGCGAGCCGTCGGGATCCATCTCGTGCTCGCTACCCAGCGGCCGAGCGCCGACGTGATCACCGGTCTGATCAAGGCGAACATTCCGGCACGGATCGCCTTCGCCGTCTCGTCGCAAACGGATTCGCGCGTGATCCTCGACCAGAACGGCGCCGAATCGCTGCTCGGTCAGGGCGACATGCTCTTCCGGCCGGCGGGAGCCTCCAAGCTCGCGCGCATCCAGGGCGCGTTTATCTCCGAGGAGGAGATCGCCCGCCTCACCGCTCACTGGCATGCGCAGGGCGAGCCCGAGCTGCGTGAAGAGATGCTCGGCGCCCCGCCCGGCGACGACGACGGTCAGGGGGACGCCGACCCCGACCACGACCCCCTCCTCGCCGAGGCGATCCGCACGGTCGTTGCGCTCGGGACCGCCTCGACGTCGATGCTGCAGCGGCGCCTGCGTGTCGGTTACACGCGCGCCGGCCGCCTGATCGACATGATGGAGCGACTCGGTGTCGTCTCCGGCTACGAGGGCTCGAAGGCTCGGCAGGTGTTGATCAGCGAGGCTGACTTGCCGCGCGTGCTCGCCCAGGTGGAAGGAACGGATAGCGCT
- a CDS encoding response regulator transcription factor: MERQARVLVVEDDREIATVLRRSLVREGYDVELAADGESALERARFYEPDLVILDLGLPDIDGIDVCKQLRTRASTPILMLTARDAVDDRVTGLDSGADDYLVKPFDRAELLARIRALLRRHPPRGSASLVVGDLRLNPDTREVVRGSRTIELTAREFDLLEYLMRNERIVISRQRLLDEVWGYDPFSETNTVDVFISNLRRKLEAGGEPRMLHTVRGAGYVLRAP, from the coding sequence ATGGAGCGGCAGGCGCGCGTGCTGGTGGTTGAGGACGACCGCGAGATCGCCACCGTCTTGCGGCGCTCGCTGGTGCGCGAGGGCTACGACGTCGAGCTTGCCGCCGACGGCGAGAGCGCGCTCGAGCGTGCCCGCTTCTACGAGCCGGATCTAGTGATCCTCGATCTCGGCCTTCCCGACATCGACGGCATCGACGTCTGCAAGCAGCTGCGCACGCGAGCCAGCACCCCGATCTTGATGTTGACCGCGCGCGACGCGGTCGACGACCGTGTCACCGGTCTCGACAGCGGCGCCGACGACTACCTCGTCAAACCGTTCGACCGTGCCGAGCTGCTGGCGCGCATCCGCGCGCTGTTGCGCCGCCACCCGCCGCGTGGCAGCGCCTCGCTCGTCGTCGGCGATCTGCGGCTCAACCCCGACACCCGCGAGGTGGTGCGCGGAAGCCGCACGATCGAGCTGACGGCGCGCGAATTCGACCTCCTCGAGTACCTGATGCGCAACGAGCGGATCGTCATCTCGCGCCAACGCCTGCTCGACGAGGTGTGGGGCTACGACCCGTTCAGCGAGACGAACACCGTCGACGTGTTCATCTCGAACCTGCGCCGCAAGCTCGAGGCAGGCGGCGAGCCGCGCATGCTCCACACCGTGCGCGGTGCAGGCTACGTGCTCAGGGCGCCGTGA
- a CDS encoding sensor histidine kinase, translating into MRLLVRIKLAIVSAALTFLILCLFALVVGAFAAGRLRAGFDDELRATAADLQEQLRVERALDGSLEVRAQDLSVIRAAASGGAVIRVLDYHQRVIAPAAAPELGPAREGIVDVGPYRVVSRPLLGTQRVRSEPFGLLETPFASPAGYVQYARPRASVERTIARINLFLALGVIGGTGLAFLGGFLVASRAMRPIARLTGAAREVVRTRDPRVALPKPEARDEVHELAVTLEEMLRELAAARAEVEATLAMQRRFLADASHELRTPLTSVLANLELLEPELSGEEREIARSALRSAERMRRLVADLLALARADAAKEGRNGSRAQRTRVEMGELVREAVAELAPLAEHHELTVDLREPVFVVAERDELLRAITNLVENALVHTPPGTHVRVAVGSEHGTALLVVEDDGPGIPPAAAARIFERFTRGTTEVPGNGLGLAIVRAVAEGHGGSVVLVHRPDPGTRFELRLPSCDEQRAAHAPVAADAQAGR; encoded by the coding sequence GTGCGCCTGCTGGTGCGGATCAAGCTGGCGATCGTCTCGGCGGCGTTGACGTTCTTGATTCTGTGCTTGTTTGCTCTCGTCGTCGGCGCTTTCGCCGCCGGTCGCTTGCGCGCCGGTTTCGACGACGAGCTGCGTGCCACGGCCGCCGACCTTCAGGAGCAGTTGCGCGTCGAACGCGCCCTCGACGGTTCGCTCGAGGTACGTGCCCAGGACCTGTCGGTGATCCGAGCTGCCGCCAGCGGCGGGGCGGTGATCCGCGTCCTCGACTACCACCAGCGCGTGATCGCACCAGCGGCGGCGCCGGAGCTCGGGCCGGCCCGCGAGGGCATCGTCGACGTCGGCCCCTATCGCGTCGTCTCGCGTCCGCTGCTCGGCACGCAGCGCGTGCGCAGCGAACCGTTCGGGCTGCTCGAAACGCCGTTCGCCTCTCCCGCCGGCTACGTGCAGTACGCGCGACCGCGCGCTTCCGTCGAACGTACGATCGCGCGCATCAACCTATTCCTGGCGCTGGGCGTGATCGGTGGTACGGGGCTTGCGTTCCTCGGCGGTTTTCTCGTCGCGTCGCGCGCGATGCGGCCGATCGCCCGTCTTACCGGGGCAGCGCGGGAGGTAGTCCGCACTCGCGACCCGCGCGTCGCCCTGCCCAAGCCCGAGGCGCGCGACGAAGTCCACGAGCTGGCGGTGACGCTGGAAGAGATGCTCCGCGAGCTCGCCGCCGCCAGGGCCGAGGTCGAGGCGACCCTCGCGATGCAGCGACGCTTCCTGGCCGACGCCTCGCACGAGCTGCGCACACCGCTCACGAGCGTGCTCGCCAACCTCGAGCTGCTTGAGCCCGAGCTCTCGGGCGAGGAGCGCGAGATCGCGCGCTCGGCGCTGCGCTCGGCCGAGCGCATGCGCCGCCTAGTCGCCGACCTTCTGGCGCTCGCGCGAGCAGATGCGGCGAAAGAGGGTCGCAACGGCTCGCGTGCGCAGCGCACACGCGTCGAGATGGGCGAGCTTGTACGCGAGGCGGTGGCGGAGCTCGCCCCCCTTGCCGAGCACCACGAACTGACCGTGGACCTTCGCGAGCCGGTTTTCGTGGTCGCCGAACGTGACGAGCTTTTGCGCGCGATCACCAACCTGGTCGAGAACGCACTCGTGCACACGCCCCCCGGCACGCACGTACGCGTCGCCGTCGGCAGCGAGCACGGCACAGCGCTACTTGTCGTCGAGGACGACGGTCCGGGGATCCCGCCGGCGGCGGCTGCCCGCATTTTCGAGCGTTTCACTCGTGGCACCACAGAGGTTCCGGGCAACGGCCTCGGCCTCGCGATCGTACGAGCGGTAGCCGAGGGCCACGGTGGCAGTGTCGTGCTCGTCCACCGCCCCGATCCCGGCACCCGCTTCGAGCTGCGGCTACCGTCGTGCGACGAGCAAAGGGCTGCGCACGCTCCGGTGGCGGCCGACGCGCAGGCCGGTCGCTAG
- a CDS encoding ribonuclease J: MSGRLRVLPLGGLGEIGKNMTVVEYDGRIVVVDAGLMFPTPDQLGIDLVLPDFGYLRENRDRIEAFVLTHAHEDHVGALPFVLRELAVDEVPPIYAGRLTAALVRSRLDEHRLKPALAAVRDLPPGEPVVAGPMTVELIRMAHSIPDSFAVLIETPLGPVLVTGDYKFDQTPIDGQPPDMRRLAEIGHKGLLLLCGDSTNADRPGLSPSEASVGPNLERVFAECEGRVVVTSFASNIHRIQQVLDAARATDRRVAIVGRSMRKAFNVARSLGYLETDDGRLVPPHEVEDFPPHKLAVLSTGSQGEPLSALRRMAHGEHPHVRLRAGDTVVFSATPIPGNERAVNETIDRIYRIGADVVTPRDITVHASGHGHAEDLKLMIRLTNPRYVMPVHGDYRRLRLHAKLAESVGIAPERIFITENGRPLEIDAHGARLGKPVAAGVIFVDGMEVGDIEDVALRDRRMLSADGVFIVVATISSQDGRSVAPPEVLFRGVPFLTSEQDAFVSELREEIERSLARAARDQVLEPDLLRSHLHDDVAAFVYERLRRRPLVLPVVVEV; this comes from the coding sequence GTGAGCGGTCGGCTGCGCGTCCTGCCGCTCGGCGGGCTCGGCGAGATCGGCAAGAACATGACCGTCGTCGAGTACGACGGGCGCATCGTCGTCGTCGACGCTGGCCTGATGTTCCCCACCCCGGACCAGCTCGGGATCGACCTCGTTCTGCCGGACTTCGGCTACTTGCGCGAGAACCGCGACCGGATCGAGGCGTTCGTCCTTACCCACGCCCACGAGGATCACGTCGGCGCGCTGCCGTTCGTGTTGCGCGAGCTCGCGGTAGACGAGGTGCCGCCGATCTACGCCGGGCGCCTCACGGCAGCGCTGGTGCGTTCACGGCTAGACGAGCACCGCCTGAAGCCTGCGCTCGCAGCCGTCCGCGACCTGCCGCCGGGCGAACCTGTAGTGGCGGGACCGATGACCGTCGAGCTGATCCGCATGGCGCACTCGATCCCCGACAGCTTCGCTGTGCTGATCGAGACGCCGCTCGGGCCGGTGCTTGTGACAGGCGACTACAAGTTCGACCAAACGCCGATCGACGGTCAACCGCCCGACATGCGCCGCCTCGCCGAGATCGGCCACAAGGGGCTGCTCTTGCTGTGTGGCGACTCGACCAACGCCGACCGTCCCGGCCTGTCCCCGTCGGAGGCCAGCGTCGGTCCCAACCTCGAGCGCGTGTTCGCCGAGTGTGAGGGGCGCGTAGTCGTGACCTCCTTCGCCTCGAACATCCACCGCATCCAGCAGGTGCTCGACGCGGCGCGCGCCACCGACCGCCGCGTGGCGATCGTCGGGCGTTCGATGCGCAAAGCGTTCAACGTCGCGCGCTCGCTGGGTTATCTCGAGACCGACGACGGGCGGCTCGTGCCCCCGCACGAAGTCGAAGACTTTCCGCCCCACAAGCTTGCTGTCCTGTCGACCGGCTCCCAGGGCGAGCCGCTGTCGGCGCTTCGCCGGATGGCCCACGGCGAGCACCCCCACGTGCGCCTGCGCGCAGGCGACACCGTCGTTTTCTCAGCAACGCCGATACCCGGCAACGAACGCGCTGTCAACGAAACGATCGATCGCATCTACCGGATCGGCGCCGACGTCGTAACCCCGCGCGACATCACGGTGCACGCGTCCGGCCACGGACACGCCGAGGACCTCAAGCTGATGATCCGTCTCACCAATCCGCGCTACGTGATGCCGGTGCACGGCGACTACCGGCGCCTGCGTTTGCACGCGAAGCTCGCGGAATCGGTGGGCATCGCGCCCGAGCGCATCTTCATTACCGAAAACGGCCGCCCGCTCGAGATCGACGCGCACGGCGCGCGACTGGGCAAGCCGGTCGCGGCAGGTGTGATCTTCGTCGACGGCATGGAGGTGGGCGACATTGAGGACGTCGCGCTTCGCGACCGGCGGATGCTGTCGGCCGACGGCGTCTTCATCGTCGTCGCGACGATCTCGAGTCAGGACGGTCGCTCGGTCGCGCCACCGGAGGTGCTGTTCCGCGGCGTGCCCTTCCTGACCAGCGAGCAGGACGCATTCGTGAGCGAGCTGCGCGAGGAGATCGAGCGCTCGCTCGCGCGAGCAGCTCGCGACCAGGTGCTCGAGCCGGACCTGCTGCGCAGCCACCTGCACGACGACGTCGCCGCTTTCGTGTACGAACGGCTGCGCCGCCGGCCGCTGGTGTTGCCCGTGGTCGTCGAGGTCTAG
- the dapA gene encoding 4-hydroxy-tetrahydrodipicolinate synthase translates to MASFGGILTAMVTPFDERGAIAEERAVHLMHHLFDTGSDGIVLTGTTGEAPTLTDDEKAALWRLGVEECGDRGRIIAGTGSNDTRHTIELTERAAEAGVDAALVVAPYYNKPNRRGLVAHFRAVAAATDLPIILYNIPSRCAVDMPNDLLRELAEIENVVAVKQARYEDLEPIEGLELLAGNDDMLARVLDIGGTGGITVASHLVGREMRRMIDEPEQRQQIHESLRDLFAALFVTTSPIPIKAALNMLGHEVGGLRLPLVEASAEERAVVRQALERHRLLATV, encoded by the coding sequence ATGGCGTCCTTCGGCGGGATCTTGACGGCGATGGTCACTCCTTTCGACGAGCGCGGTGCCATCGCCGAAGAGCGTGCGGTGCACCTGATGCACCACCTCTTCGACACCGGGTCCGACGGCATCGTGCTGACCGGCACGACCGGCGAGGCGCCGACCCTCACCGATGACGAGAAGGCGGCCCTGTGGCGACTCGGCGTCGAGGAGTGCGGCGACCGCGGACGGATCATCGCCGGTACCGGCAGCAACGACACGCGGCACACGATCGAGCTGACCGAGCGAGCTGCCGAAGCTGGCGTCGACGCGGCGCTCGTCGTCGCGCCCTACTACAACAAGCCGAATCGGCGGGGCTTGGTCGCCCACTTCCGTGCAGTGGCAGCGGCCACCGACCTGCCGATCATCCTCTACAACATCCCGTCGCGCTGTGCGGTCGACATGCCAAACGACCTGTTGCGCGAGCTCGCCGAGATCGAGAACGTGGTCGCTGTCAAACAGGCGCGCTACGAGGATCTCGAGCCGATCGAGGGGCTCGAGCTCTTGGCCGGCAACGACGACATGCTGGCACGAGTGCTCGATATCGGCGGCACCGGTGGCATCACCGTCGCTTCGCACCTCGTCGGCCGCGAGATGCGGCGGATGATCGACGAGCCCGAGCAGCGCCAGCAGATCCACGAGTCGCTACGCGACCTCTTCGCCGCGCTCTTCGTCACCACGAGCCCGATCCCGATCAAGGCCGCCTTGAACATGCTCGGCCACGAGGTGGGCGGTCTGCGCTTGCCGCTGGTCGAGGCCAGCGCCGAGGAGCGGGCGGTGGTGAGGCAGGCGCTCGAACGCCACCGCCTGCTTGCGACCGTTTGA
- a CDS encoding DUF3052 family protein: protein MGSEARATSDLARRLGIEENERVEVAGDVGSDLRRALREALGRGFVRSGELDAAVVAVEDANEAAQALVRYRPRLRPTGRIWLVTPKRGGRWQLEQLRVLPVARKLGLIDNKTCALDTERSAIRFVIPRALRGRQTDSGDQSKSRRSSPTT from the coding sequence ATGGGTAGTGAGGCGAGAGCGACGAGCGACCTCGCGCGCCGGCTTGGGATCGAGGAGAACGAGCGCGTCGAGGTAGCTGGCGACGTGGGCAGCGATTTGCGCCGCGCTCTGCGCGAGGCGCTGGGGCGCGGGTTCGTGCGCTCCGGCGAGCTCGACGCTGCGGTCGTCGCCGTCGAGGACGCCAACGAGGCCGCGCAGGCGCTCGTGCGTTACCGCCCGCGTCTGCGCCCCACGGGAAGGATCTGGCTGGTCACGCCGAAGCGCGGCGGCCGCTGGCAGCTCGAGCAGCTACGCGTGCTTCCGGTGGCGCGCAAGCTCGGTTTGATTGACAACAAGACGTGCGCACTCGACACCGAGCGGTCGGCGATCCGCTTTGTTATCCCACGTGCACTGCGCGGCCGCCAGACCGACAGCGGGGATCAGTCGAAGAGCAGACGCTCGAGTCCGACGACGTAG
- a CDS encoding 4-hydroxy-tetrahydrodipicolinate reductase, with amino-acid sequence MIKVAVSGAAGRMGETVCRAVAEAEDMELVGRADPRLGTSVEEAIADAEVMVDFTTPDAAVGNARAALERGVHVVMGTTGADFAQLAGSGRANLFVAPNFAIGAVLMMEFARRAAPHMRECEIVELHHDRKLDAPSGTAKRTADLLRSAGANVHEPIHSVRLPGLVAHQEVIFGGLGETLTIRHDTTSREAFMPGVLLAIRRVRSLPERYVVGLERLLFD; translated from the coding sequence GTGATCAAGGTCGCGGTCAGCGGCGCCGCCGGCCGGATGGGGGAGACCGTCTGCCGGGCGGTGGCGGAGGCCGAGGATATGGAGCTCGTTGGTCGTGCCGATCCGCGGCTCGGGACCAGCGTCGAGGAAGCGATTGCCGACGCCGAGGTGATGGTCGACTTCACCACTCCCGACGCTGCGGTCGGCAACGCGCGCGCTGCGCTCGAGCGTGGCGTTCACGTCGTGATGGGAACCACCGGCGCCGACTTCGCTCAGCTCGCCGGCAGCGGCCGGGCGAACCTCTTCGTAGCGCCCAACTTCGCCATCGGTGCCGTGCTGATGATGGAGTTCGCCCGCCGTGCGGCGCCCCACATGCGCGAGTGCGAGATCGTCGAGCTTCACCACGACCGCAAGCTCGACGCGCCCTCGGGCACGGCGAAACGCACCGCCGATCTCTTGCGTTCAGCCGGTGCCAACGTTCACGAGCCGATCCACTCGGTGCGACTGCCCGGACTGGTCGCCCACCAGGAGGTGATCTTCGGTGGGCTCGGCGAGACGCTCACGATCCGCCACGACACGACTTCACGGGAGGCGTTCATGCCCGGCGTTCTGCTCGCCATCCGGCGAGTGCGCTCGCTTCCGGAGCGCTACGTCGTCGGACTCGAGCGTCTGCTCTTCGACTGA
- a CDS encoding M16 family metallopeptidase: MSPPTAAAGDAQVTTLPCGVRVASERVDGVRSIALGFWIRCGSRDESEELAGVSHFLEHLLFKGSARYSSREIDELFDALGAEANAGTGKETTSVYARFLDRHLERAFDVLQDMVLRPVYAEVDSERQVILEEIAMYEDEPQDRVHDLLARALFADHPLGRPILGRAEVIANVPVAVVGRYHDERYRPRNVVVAAAGSVDHGRLCELVEQAFADQPAEPGPTELPADAPAHYGASVRFQRKDTEQFHVCVGAPGLARGDERRFALRVLDTILGGSSSSRLFQEVREKRGLAYSVYSYASQFVDCGQVAIYVGTRPDRVTESLEVIGRELRRLVEDGITDDELERARENAKGRTVLAMESTLARMNRLGGSLLTGVPLLSLDEILERYDAVTADDVVALAGKLWQPDRLVAAAIGRDEEVWRRGLEALAPALAEAAAQAAEATG; encoded by the coding sequence GTGTCGCCGCCGACAGCCGCTGCCGGCGACGCGCAGGTCACCACGCTCCCCTGTGGCGTGCGCGTCGCGAGCGAGCGCGTCGACGGGGTGCGCTCGATCGCGCTCGGGTTCTGGATCCGCTGCGGCTCGCGTGACGAAAGCGAGGAGCTGGCCGGCGTCTCGCACTTTCTCGAGCACCTTTTGTTCAAAGGCTCGGCGCGCTACAGCTCGCGCGAGATCGACGAGCTTTTCGACGCTCTCGGCGCCGAGGCGAACGCCGGCACCGGCAAGGAAACGACGTCGGTGTACGCGCGCTTCCTCGACCGTCACCTGGAGCGCGCTTTCGACGTCCTCCAGGACATGGTGCTGCGCCCGGTCTACGCCGAGGTCGACTCCGAGCGCCAGGTGATCCTCGAAGAGATCGCGATGTACGAGGACGAGCCGCAGGATCGTGTCCACGACCTGCTTGCCCGGGCGCTTTTCGCCGATCACCCGCTCGGCCGACCGATCCTCGGGCGCGCCGAGGTGATCGCGAACGTGCCGGTCGCGGTCGTTGGCCGCTACCACGACGAGCGCTACCGGCCGCGCAACGTCGTCGTGGCCGCCGCCGGCTCGGTGGACCACGGGCGGCTCTGCGAGCTTGTCGAGCAGGCGTTCGCCGACCAGCCCGCCGAACCGGGCCCGACCGAGCTGCCCGCCGATGCGCCGGCCCATTACGGCGCCAGCGTGCGGTTCCAGCGCAAGGACACCGAGCAATTCCACGTCTGTGTCGGGGCTCCCGGGCTCGCGCGCGGCGACGAGCGGCGCTTCGCGCTGCGCGTTCTCGACACGATCCTCGGTGGCAGCTCCTCTTCCCGCCTCTTCCAGGAGGTGCGCGAGAAGCGCGGTCTTGCCTACTCGGTGTACTCGTACGCCTCCCAGTTTGTGGACTGCGGGCAGGTAGCGATCTACGTCGGCACGCGGCCCGACCGGGTGACCGAGTCGCTCGAAGTGATCGGCCGCGAGCTGCGCCGCCTCGTCGAGGACGGCATAACCGACGACGAGCTCGAGCGCGCGCGCGAGAACGCCAAGGGACGCACGGTTCTGGCGATGGAGTCGACGCTCGCGCGCATGAACCGACTCGGCGGTTCGCTGCTCACCGGCGTGCCGCTTCTGTCGCTCGACGAGATTCTCGAGCGCTACGACGCGGTCACCGCCGACGACGTCGTCGCGCTGGCCGGCAAGCTGTGGCAGCCCGACCGTTTGGTGGCGGCAGCGATCGGTCGCGACGAGGAGGTGTGGCGGCGCGGGCTCGAGGCGCTCGCCCCGGCGCTCGCCGAGGCGGCAGCGCAAGCCGCGGAGGCGACAGGGTGA